The Vibrio mangrovi genome includes a region encoding these proteins:
- a CDS encoding OmpA family protein, with translation MGFYPQGLTLGDGLFICFVFISFGFLAALFIFLFSVSSLSLINTLIFLVKLPSFIFKTLSMTKKEKHLRQMVFGGMIKNFIKDHGIGSISLLGLLWLIPLVYILSHYATVSDLDWFSTVLMFTPLLYCGIASKMYINHKDKNIFNSLVTVFILLTPFMLVPGLFKYTLYTAMENMGVRDSHVSVYVDKQYIPLIQNIIDENDLSDYQVTSVDDSFSKIDNVNVIFTGAGDKSLLSLANKRVTANFVLPSDAFYTEKSQLNHDLNSLIEAIKSSSSDAFKQNRVSFDYHRMTLDFGSYGYFKVGESAVSPRFEAAITSTLNPLFDVLSQYPDQIKSLEVIGLSSEEWKGSKDDLDAYKYNYDLSVKRALAVSNVLFESETLQPYGQWLSNKLVIRGELSQQDGRDRKSDRRVVIKLNLNQ, from the coding sequence ATGGGGTTCTATCCTCAGGGACTTACATTAGGAGATGGATTATTCATCTGTTTTGTATTTATCTCATTTGGGTTTTTAGCTGCATTATTTATCTTTTTATTTTCAGTTTCGTCCCTGTCGCTGATCAATACGCTGATCTTTCTGGTTAAGCTTCCGTCTTTTATTTTTAAAACCTTGTCGATGACAAAAAAAGAGAAACATCTGCGACAAATGGTTTTTGGCGGGATGATCAAAAACTTTATCAAAGATCACGGGATTGGCTCGATTTCCCTGCTGGGTCTTTTGTGGTTGATTCCACTGGTTTATATTCTTTCTCATTATGCGACCGTAAGTGACTTAGACTGGTTTTCAACGGTACTGATGTTCACACCACTGCTTTATTGTGGTATCGCCAGTAAGATGTATATCAACCATAAAGATAAGAATATTTTTAATAGTCTGGTGACCGTGTTTATTTTATTAACACCTTTCATGCTGGTACCGGGACTGTTCAAATATACATTGTATACGGCAATGGAAAATATGGGTGTCAGAGACAGTCATGTCTCGGTTTATGTCGACAAGCAGTACATTCCGTTGATTCAGAATATTATCGACGAAAACGATCTGAGTGATTATCAGGTGACTTCTGTCGATGACAGTTTCAGCAAAATTGATAATGTGAATGTTATTTTCACCGGAGCAGGGGACAAAAGTCTGCTTAGCCTTGCGAATAAACGGGTGACAGCTAACTTTGTATTGCCGTCCGATGCATTTTATACAGAGAAATCACAACTGAATCACGACCTGAACAGTTTAATTGAAGCGATTAAGTCCAGTAGCTCGGATGCATTTAAGCAAAACCGGGTATCATTTGATTATCACCGGATGACACTGGATTTTGGCTCATATGGTTATTTTAAAGTCGGAGAGTCTGCAGTTTCACCAAGATTTGAAGCGGCAATTACTTCAACACTAAATCCATTATTTGATGTCCTTTCACAGTATCCGGATCAGATTAAGTCTCTGGAAGTGATCGGCTTGTCCAGTGAAGAATGGAAAGGTTCGAAAGATGATCTGGATGCTTATAAGTATAATTATGACCTCTCGGTGAAAAGGGCTCTGGCCGTTTCTAATGTCTTGTTTGAAAGTGAGACACTACAGCCTTATGGTCAATGGCTCAGTAACAAACTGGTGATTCGCGGAGAGTTATCTCAACAGGATGGACGGGACAGAAAATCAGACCGGAGAGTCGTGATTAAGCTGAACCTGAATCAGTAA
- a CDS encoding SgrR family transcriptional regulator, giving the protein MSSPRLRVQFETLFEHFEGQNTEVRLEDVTDILFCTRRNARIVLNKMEEEGWIEWHPAAGRGKLSHLIFKRSRSDVSENLARRYLEEGKFGQALSVLDQNAAKLTQVIQSYLGVQHQQGLQVVRLPYYRPLSMLNPRKQMRRSEQHIARQVFSGLTTLDENETLQPDLAHSWQSLSEKHWRFYLRPGVRFHNGEQLTSELVVDSLRELQCFRLFEHIDDVTTPGDWVIDIHLSKPDVHLPVLLAETCAKIVSSSVQQDNEFDLMPVGTGPFKIVINDDKRLILQAFDGYFGYRPLLDKIEVCVIDEAHSSLVFPTLNTPIKMRRGSSREDVDLDPGCIYLQLNRKDGIAQDQVWAEYLSSKLSALSLFKLFPEETVVEWGMLPAHGLKPGWYHHRPGRQPIVPPVSRPLRIAYHARHPMFPHLIEVIQTLLNQDGIQVELMTYEHSVQVMQDVDIWIKAMGISNHRDDALAGWLLNYSDVSETSQPQDFAYWQQLIDFWRAGNSQIFPAKEIGKSLIEKHQIVPLFHSWLGVSHDQCGALQNAKCNALGWFDFCRVWVKPELD; this is encoded by the coding sequence ATGAGTAGTCCAAGGTTACGCGTCCAGTTTGAGACGCTATTCGAACACTTTGAAGGGCAAAACACCGAAGTTCGTCTGGAAGATGTCACGGACATTCTGTTCTGCACCCGACGCAATGCCCGTATTGTCCTGAATAAAATGGAAGAAGAAGGCTGGATCGAATGGCATCCTGCTGCCGGTCGGGGAAAACTATCGCATCTGATTTTTAAGAGAAGCCGGAGCGATGTCAGTGAAAATCTGGCCAGGCGATATCTTGAAGAAGGAAAATTCGGTCAGGCGCTTTCGGTTCTGGATCAGAATGCAGCCAAGCTTACCCAAGTGATTCAAAGCTATCTTGGCGTTCAGCATCAGCAAGGGCTTCAGGTTGTCCGGCTGCCGTATTATCGTCCGTTGTCTATGCTGAATCCCCGTAAGCAGATGCGGCGTTCAGAGCAACATATTGCCCGGCAGGTATTCAGCGGCCTGACGACATTAGATGAGAATGAAACATTACAGCCAGATCTGGCTCATAGCTGGCAGAGCCTGTCTGAGAAGCACTGGCGATTTTATTTACGTCCTGGTGTCCGGTTCCACAATGGTGAACAGCTCACTTCTGAACTGGTTGTGGATAGCCTGCGGGAGTTGCAGTGTTTTCGCCTGTTTGAGCACATTGATGATGTCACAACTCCGGGAGATTGGGTGATTGATATTCATCTCAGTAAGCCGGATGTTCATCTGCCGGTTTTACTGGCAGAAACGTGTGCCAAAATTGTCAGTTCCAGTGTTCAGCAGGACAATGAATTCGATCTGATGCCGGTAGGAACCGGGCCGTTTAAGATTGTTATTAATGATGATAAGCGCTTAATCCTTCAGGCATTTGATGGTTATTTCGGTTATCGTCCATTGTTAGATAAAATTGAAGTTTGCGTTATTGATGAAGCACACTCATCTCTGGTTTTTCCGACTCTAAATACTCCCATCAAAATGAGACGGGGTTCTTCACGGGAAGATGTTGATTTGGACCCGGGATGTATATATCTGCAACTGAACCGAAAAGACGGAATTGCTCAGGATCAAGTGTGGGCGGAATACCTGAGCAGCAAACTGAGTGCATTGAGCTTGTTTAAGCTCTTCCCTGAAGAGACCGTTGTTGAATGGGGAATGCTACCGGCGCATGGTCTGAAACCGGGCTGGTATCATCATCGTCCCGGCAGACAGCCGATTGTTCCTCCTGTCTCACGTCCACTCAGGATCGCTTATCACGCACGGCATCCGATGTTTCCTCATTTAATTGAGGTCATTCAGACGCTATTAAATCAGGATGGGATTCAGGTTGAGCTGATGACTTATGAACATTCGGTGCAGGTTATGCAGGATGTTGATATCTGGATTAAAGCGATGGGAATCTCGAACCATCGTGATGATGCGCTGGCTGGCTGGCTGCTGAACTATTCCGATGTCAGTGAAACAAGTCAGCCGCAGGATTTTGCTTACTGGCAGCAGTTGATTGATTTCTGGCGGGCCGGAAACAGTCAGATTTTCCCGGCGAAAGAAATCGGCAAATCTCTGATTGAAAAACATCAGATTGTTCCATTATTCCATAGCTGGCTCGGGGTGAGCCATGACCAGTGTGGTGCTCTACAAAATGCTAAATGCAATGCATTAGGATGGTTTGATTTTTGCCGGGTGTGGGTCAAACCGGAACTTGACTAG
- a CDS encoding bifunctional acetate--CoA ligase family protein/GNAT family N-acetyltransferase translates to MNNLSHFLRPRSVAVIGASNRPLRAGHVVMKNLLSGNFDGTVMPVTPRYTSVCGVLAYKTIDSLPIIPDIAVLCTHASRNISLFRQLAEKKVAYVIVLSSDMYANDPEEHQIQEQCLAIAKAANMRIVGPNSLGIILPWISFNASFSPVAALQGNIAFISQSAAVCTTILDWANEKQIGFSAFISLGNASDIDFSDLLDHLSTDRHTDAILLYIDTIRDARRFISAARAASRNRRILVLKGGRTLEGRKAAKAHTGGIDTLDIIYDSAIRRSGMLRVQNTHELFAAVETLTHPLPLRGERLAIITNGGGPAIMAIDTLLERGGKLARLNDEILQKLNQSLPSSWSHANPIDLVGDAGHQRYVSALNAVLDADVADAILIMHCPSAVAESEQTAQAVIDALNQHPRNRQFNILTNWSGELTARAARQRFYQAGIPTYRTPESAVIAFMHMVEYKRNQKQLMETPTTADSLPPEQIQKAQEWINYQLEQTNQPTVLLDTHQIGDLLKCFEFDVLPTWMAQDSSEAVHIAETIGYPVAVKLRSPDIAHKSDVQGVMLNLRNRYEVESASQAILDRVSLSYPAALIHGLVVQAMAKLAGGEELRIKVKHDETFGPVILIGQGGSEWQEATDAEAALPPLNMTLARYLIVQAIKNNKIRLQKLPVPIDIAGLSKFLVRLSQLIEACPEIHELDIHPLLVNGHQFTILDADLTLKPYHGDAQQRLAIRPYPSELEEHTVMKNQESILIRPILPEDEPDHAEFISKVSKEDLYKRFFTEVGEFNHEALANMTQIDYDREMAFVAVRSSPQHEIIGVSRALITPDNSNAEFAILIRSDLKGQGLGQILMRKIIAYCKAKGTGQISGITMPSNRGMLSLAQKLGFQVEVHFDDGTAEMQLQLNPDNETNSETRDDE, encoded by the coding sequence ATGAACAATCTGTCTCATTTTTTAAGGCCCAGATCGGTCGCCGTTATCGGTGCCTCTAATCGTCCACTCAGAGCAGGTCATGTGGTGATGAAGAATCTGCTTAGCGGTAACTTTGACGGAACCGTGATGCCGGTGACTCCCCGTTACACCTCTGTATGTGGTGTACTGGCATACAAAACCATCGACTCATTGCCTATCATACCGGATATCGCGGTGCTGTGTACGCACGCTTCAAGAAATATTTCTCTCTTCCGGCAACTTGCCGAAAAAAAAGTCGCTTATGTTATCGTCCTCTCATCGGATATGTACGCCAATGACCCGGAAGAACATCAGATCCAGGAACAATGTCTGGCCATCGCAAAAGCCGCAAATATGCGCATTGTTGGCCCGAACAGTCTGGGAATCATTCTCCCCTGGATTTCATTCAATGCTTCTTTTTCGCCGGTCGCAGCGCTACAGGGAAATATTGCCTTTATTTCCCAGTCGGCAGCAGTGTGTACCACGATTCTGGATTGGGCAAATGAAAAACAGATCGGTTTTTCTGCTTTTATTTCTCTGGGCAATGCATCGGACATCGATTTCAGCGATCTGCTCGATCACCTCAGTACAGACCGGCATACTGATGCTATTCTGCTCTATATCGATACAATCCGGGATGCCAGACGGTTTATTTCTGCTGCCCGGGCCGCTTCCCGTAACCGAAGGATTCTGGTTCTGAAAGGTGGAAGAACTCTGGAAGGAAGAAAAGCCGCCAAAGCACATACCGGTGGAATCGATACATTAGATATTATTTATGACTCAGCTATCCGCCGTAGCGGGATGTTACGTGTTCAAAACACACATGAATTGTTCGCTGCCGTTGAAACACTAACCCATCCTCTGCCTCTCCGGGGAGAACGACTGGCTATCATTACCAATGGTGGTGGTCCGGCAATTATGGCGATCGATACCTTGCTCGAACGCGGGGGTAAACTGGCTCGGCTGAATGATGAAATTCTCCAGAAACTGAATCAGAGTCTGCCATCAAGCTGGTCACACGCGAATCCGATTGATCTGGTTGGTGACGCAGGCCACCAACGTTACGTTTCCGCATTGAATGCTGTATTGGACGCAGATGTTGCCGATGCAATTTTAATCATGCATTGCCCGTCAGCGGTTGCAGAGTCAGAACAAACCGCACAGGCGGTGATTGATGCGCTGAACCAGCATCCACGCAACCGCCAGTTCAATATTCTGACAAACTGGTCTGGGGAATTAACCGCCAGAGCTGCCCGGCAGCGCTTTTATCAGGCCGGAATTCCGACTTACCGGACACCGGAAAGCGCGGTGATCGCATTTATGCACATGGTAGAATATAAGCGTAACCAAAAACAATTGATGGAAACGCCAACAACTGCCGACTCTCTGCCACCTGAACAAATTCAGAAAGCGCAGGAATGGATTAATTATCAACTCGAACAAACCAACCAGCCAACTGTATTACTCGATACCCACCAGATTGGCGATTTATTAAAGTGCTTTGAATTTGATGTACTTCCGACCTGGATGGCGCAAGACAGCAGCGAAGCCGTTCATATTGCTGAAACTATCGGCTATCCGGTTGCGGTAAAGCTACGCTCTCCGGATATTGCACATAAGTCAGACGTTCAGGGAGTAATGCTCAACCTGAGAAATCGCTATGAAGTCGAAAGTGCATCACAGGCAATCCTTGACCGGGTCAGTCTTTCTTATCCGGCAGCACTGATTCATGGATTGGTTGTGCAGGCGATGGCAAAGCTCGCCGGTGGTGAAGAACTGCGAATCAAAGTCAAACATGATGAAACATTCGGACCCGTGATCCTGATTGGTCAGGGAGGCTCAGAATGGCAGGAAGCAACAGATGCCGAGGCTGCCCTTCCCCCGTTGAATATGACACTGGCAAGATATTTGATCGTTCAGGCAATAAAAAACAACAAGATCCGTTTACAAAAACTCCCGGTTCCGATTGATATTGCCGGACTCTCCAAGTTTTTGGTCCGGCTTTCACAGTTAATCGAGGCATGCCCGGAAATTCATGAACTGGATATTCATCCACTGCTGGTCAACGGCCATCAGTTTACCATTCTGGATGCAGACTTAACTCTCAAGCCCTATCATGGAGATGCCCAGCAACGACTGGCGATCCGCCCGTATCCGTCAGAGCTGGAAGAACATACGGTCATGAAAAATCAGGAATCGATCTTAATCCGGCCAATTCTTCCGGAAGATGAACCCGATCATGCTGAATTCATCAGCAAAGTTTCAAAAGAAGATCTGTACAAACGTTTTTTTACTGAAGTCGGTGAATTTAATCATGAAGCTTTGGCAAATATGACCCAAATCGATTATGACCGGGAAATGGCTTTTGTCGCGGTCAGATCTTCACCACAGCATGAAATAATCGGCGTATCCAGAGCATTGATTACTCCGGACAACAGTAATGCAGAGTTTGCAATTCTCATCCGTTCTGATTTAAAAGGTCAGGGACTTGGTCAGATACTCATGCGAAAAATCATCGCATACTGTAAAGCCAAAGGTACCGGGCAAATCTCCGGAATCACCATGCCAAGTAACCGCGGTATGCTATCACTGGCTCAAAAACTCGGATTTCAGGTAGAAGTGCACTTTGATGATGGCACCGCTGAAATGCAACTTCAGTTGAACCCTGATAACGAGACTAACAGTGAAACAAGGGATGATGAATAA
- a CDS encoding hotdog fold thioesterase: MSIWKRPIDIDLLNQTSVNTMIEHLGIVYTEVSDSTVSATMPVCHFTHQPLGMLHGGASVVLAETLGSVAANFCVGEDSYCVGLDINANHIRALRSGTVTGIAQPMHIGVSTQVWQINIQDERGRLVCTCRLTIAVKKKK, encoded by the coding sequence ATGAGTATCTGGAAAAGGCCGATCGATATCGATTTATTGAATCAAACTTCTGTCAATACCATGATTGAACACTTGGGAATTGTGTATACGGAGGTCTCTGATTCTACGGTTTCGGCCACAATGCCGGTCTGTCATTTTACCCATCAGCCGCTGGGTATGTTACACGGTGGCGCATCTGTTGTTCTGGCGGAAACTCTGGGCTCGGTGGCGGCGAATTTTTGTGTTGGTGAAGATTCTTACTGCGTCGGTCTGGATATTAATGCCAATCACATTCGGGCACTCAGAAGCGGAACAGTTACAGGCATAGCTCAGCCTATGCATATCGGGGTTTCAACTCAGGTATGGCAGATCAATATTCAGGATGAACGAGGCAGATTAGTTTGTACCTGTCGTCTGACGATTGCAGTGAAAAAGAAAAAATAG
- a CDS encoding LysR substrate-binding domain-containing protein — protein MHSPITLEALYILDAIERRGSFAAAAHEMNRAPSSLSYQIQKLEQDLDIIIFDRSGHKASFTDAGRLLLDHGRRILSETDKLVNDATVLANGWELDITLAYDGIIPVDNFFPLVEALGNVSKTRVRLQEEILAGCWESLATDRADLLICPRLETMPHDVKVESLGRMSFVWVAASGHYVHKRSGAFDESARQKYRIIAIADTAREQPPISVNILQKQPRLTVTNFAAKCQALTNGLGIGTLPKSVADPLIEAGKLQMIHGTETQEAELVLAWRRNKMGEAKSWCIQYLKSHWNQNMM, from the coding sequence TTGCATAGTCCTATCACATTAGAAGCGCTTTATATTCTCGATGCAATTGAACGGCGTGGCAGCTTTGCCGCCGCCGCTCATGAAATGAACCGGGCGCCGAGTTCCCTGAGTTACCAGATTCAAAAGCTGGAACAAGATCTGGATATCATCATTTTCGATCGTTCGGGTCATAAAGCCAGTTTCACAGATGCCGGCCGCCTGTTGCTTGATCATGGTCGGCGTATCCTCTCGGAAACCGACAAACTGGTGAATGATGCCACGGTTCTGGCGAATGGCTGGGAACTGGATATTACTCTGGCATATGATGGTATTATCCCGGTTGATAATTTCTTCCCTTTAGTCGAAGCGCTCGGTAATGTCAGTAAGACCAGAGTTCGTCTTCAGGAAGAAATTCTGGCCGGATGCTGGGAATCACTGGCAACGGATCGGGCTGACTTACTGATTTGTCCTCGTCTTGAAACGATGCCTCATGATGTCAAAGTTGAGTCGCTGGGGAGGATGTCTTTTGTCTGGGTTGCAGCTTCCGGGCATTATGTTCACAAGCGAAGTGGTGCTTTTGATGAAAGTGCAAGACAGAAATACCGTATTATTGCCATCGCGGATACTGCCAGAGAACAGCCGCCGATTAGTGTTAATATTTTGCAGAAACAGCCCCGGCTGACAGTGACAAACTTTGCCGCTAAATGTCAGGCGCTGACGAATGGACTTGGGATTGGTACATTACCTAAATCGGTTGCTGATCCTTTGATTGAAGCAGGTAAGCTACAAATGATCCACGGGACAGAAACCCAAGAAGCGGAACTGGTTCTGGCCTGGCGCCGTAATAAAATGGGAGAGGCCAAATCCTGGTGTATCCAGTATTTGAAGAGCCACTGGAATCAGAACATGATGTAA
- a CDS encoding PhnA domain-containing protein: MATESALLERCESKCELCSATSPLQPFVVAPHTQITVDHAVMLCETCKTQIENPEATDPNHWRCLNDSMWSQTPAVQVVAWRQLKRLSESETWAHDLLDMMYLEDETKTWAEIGMDDDADKPLDVNGVELKKGDDVTIIKDLPIKGSSQVIKQGTVVRNINVSADDAKHIQGKVNGQAMYVIAEYCRKK; the protein is encoded by the coding sequence ATGGCAACAGAATCAGCGCTGCTTGAACGTTGTGAATCAAAGTGTGAACTATGTTCAGCAACATCCCCGCTTCAACCATTTGTTGTTGCACCACATACACAAATTACAGTCGATCATGCAGTGATGCTCTGTGAAACCTGTAAAACCCAAATCGAAAATCCGGAAGCAACCGACCCGAATCACTGGCGTTGCCTGAATGACAGTATGTGGAGCCAGACTCCAGCTGTTCAGGTTGTTGCATGGCGTCAACTGAAGCGTTTATCTGAGTCAGAAACCTGGGCACATGATCTGCTCGACATGATGTACCTTGAAGACGAAACCAAAACCTGGGCAGAAATCGGCATGGACGACGACGCAGATAAGCCACTTGACGTCAACGGCGTTGAACTGAAAAAAGGCGATGATGTTACTATCATCAAAGATCTGCCGATTAAAGGTTCCAGTCAGGTCATCAAACAGGGAACTGTGGTCAGAAATATCAATGTTTCTGCTGATGATGCCAAACATATTCAGGGTAAAGTGAACGGTCAGGCAATGTATGTCATTGCTGAGTACTGCCGTAAGAAATAA
- a CDS encoding bifunctional metallophosphatase/5'-nucleotidase, whose translation MHHHQPLSMTIAHLNDTHSYFEPSSLQLELTVRHEKISPYVSAGGFARIATRVNQLKGEARSDERHFLLLHAGDCFQGTLYFSLFRGEANATLLNELGVDAMVLGNHELDLGNEAVAHFARNIDFPLLAGNWDLSQELQEKPHRLSEQNNVYRYDVRQQTAQWLVREYGQESVAIFGLTLDRMDDISNPDADTPFVAALDVAHRTVKAIQDSGINKIILLSHLGYEVDLQLAESVTGISLIVGGHSHVLQGDLADIGLSCEDPYGIRVKETYIVQAGCHALALGHCHIDFDVSGKVVRFQGRNELLIGRRLFVDAARQSPGSDWRHQHACDYLEQHPLICVCGKDSRIQDILNSHYLPVVRQQQTKEVVTLTQPLFHTRIPGENGGSEIAPLVARAFFYAMHKREHPVQFAVHNAGAVRCSLPTGILTVADIAGNLLPFAIPIGVYYVTGATLKSFLEGAIDNALGYRAESTGTGSYPYCYGLDFHYQAEMPAGERIQELKVHQDGNWISVCDSSVYCGTSSAYTMKGKEGYEAILEMVQPGMVSNVSMADALIEMLQDKPDWIHLSDGAVPTAQAHDLA comes from the coding sequence ATGCATCATCACCAGCCACTTTCCATGACCATCGCTCATCTGAATGATACACACTCGTACTTTGAGCCTTCATCGTTGCAACTTGAACTGACCGTTCGCCATGAGAAGATTTCACCGTATGTCAGTGCCGGTGGTTTCGCCCGGATTGCGACCAGGGTCAATCAGTTGAAGGGTGAAGCCCGGAGTGATGAGCGTCATTTCTTGTTACTCCATGCAGGGGATTGCTTTCAGGGCACATTATATTTCTCGCTGTTCAGGGGAGAAGCCAATGCAACCCTGCTCAACGAGCTGGGTGTTGATGCCATGGTGCTGGGAAACCATGAATTGGACCTGGGAAACGAAGCGGTCGCCCATTTTGCCCGGAATATCGATTTCCCGTTACTGGCCGGCAACTGGGATTTAAGTCAGGAGTTACAGGAAAAACCACATCGCCTGTCTGAACAGAACAATGTTTACCGGTATGATGTCCGTCAGCAGACAGCTCAGTGGCTGGTCCGGGAATATGGGCAAGAGTCCGTTGCGATCTTTGGTCTGACACTTGATCGGATGGATGACATCTCAAATCCGGATGCTGATACGCCGTTTGTGGCAGCGCTGGATGTTGCCCACCGGACAGTCAAAGCGATTCAGGACAGTGGAATAAATAAGATTATCCTGCTGAGTCACCTTGGGTATGAGGTGGACCTGCAGCTTGCTGAATCAGTGACCGGCATCAGCCTGATTGTTGGCGGACATAGCCATGTTTTGCAAGGTGATCTTGCGGATATCGGCCTGTCCTGTGAGGATCCTTATGGGATCAGAGTAAAAGAAACCTATATCGTGCAAGCCGGATGTCATGCTTTGGCTCTGGGGCATTGCCACATTGATTTCGATGTATCAGGAAAAGTCGTTCGGTTTCAGGGGAGAAATGAGCTATTAATCGGCAGGCGTCTGTTTGTTGATGCTGCCAGACAGTCTCCGGGCAGTGACTGGCGACATCAGCATGCCTGTGATTATCTGGAACAACACCCGCTGATTTGTGTCTGCGGCAAAGACTCACGTATTCAGGATATCTTGAATTCGCATTATCTTCCGGTTGTCCGGCAGCAACAGACCAAAGAAGTCGTGACGTTGACACAGCCATTATTTCATACCCGGATTCCCGGAGAGAATGGCGGGAGTGAAATTGCGCCACTGGTTGCCCGGGCTTTCTTTTATGCGATGCATAAGCGTGAACATCCGGTCCAGTTTGCTGTTCATAATGCCGGGGCAGTGCGTTGCTCTTTGCCGACCGGCATACTGACAGTTGCCGATATTGCCGGTAATTTATTGCCATTTGCGATTCCCATCGGTGTTTATTATGTCACAGGAGCGACCCTGAAAAGTTTTCTTGAAGGTGCTATTGATAACGCATTAGGTTACCGGGCCGAAAGTACCGGGACCGGCAGCTATCCTTATTGTTATGGTCTGGATTTCCACTATCAGGCAGAAATGCCTGCCGGGGAGCGGATTCAGGAATTGAAAGTCCATCAGGACGGCAATTGGATATCTGTTTGTGATTCAAGTGTTTATTGTGGTACATCATCAGCATATACCATGAAAGGTAAAGAAGGTTATGAAGCAATCCTTGAGATGGTCCAGCCCGGAATGGTATCGAATGTATCGATGGCCGATGCGTTAATCGAGATGCTTCAGGATAAACCGGACTGGATTCACCTGTCAGACGGAGCTGTTCCGACAGCTCAGGCTCATGATTTGGCCTAA